The Corticium candelabrum chromosome 18, ooCorCand1.1, whole genome shotgun sequence genome includes a region encoding these proteins:
- the LOC134194082 gene encoding uncharacterized protein LOC134194082, with product MTSITEICQIAFISSWANALSTLPIRFPAMENQINEIIFGDGADGSIRSELLRAIPPGKIFTDLLEDTKRLQQKLTRQHMSFATAHMVENTASPRDAARLRSLGGKGAGSWLNTIPESAKFALSPYEFRLACLLRLGLSLPAVRWIEQCDCGTALDEMGYHLLTCKKGGGPVWSHDSIVSEWDDCLRQLQIHHKKEPRDRYNDSNNRPDIAVFDVGSGANVELDVALSHPWASDIVSQAAEKDGAAAARREDRKTKKYSELKLAGMSSMRFVPLVMEHFGRWGEEATKYLQELSRRSCDDAGNNNCNEFMCFWRKRFSITLQRCNAKTIAKKISILTFNSCNTVDDFVTQFYIH from the coding sequence ATGACATCCATTACAGAGATATGTCAAATAGCCTTTATATCTAGCTGGGCTAATGCACTGTCGACATTACCGATTCGATTCCCAGCTATGGAGAATCAAATTAATGAAATCATTTTTGGAGATGGTGCAGATGGTTCTATTAGATCCGAGTTACTTCGAGCAATTCCTCCTGGCAAGATTTTTACTGACTTGCTAGAGGACACTAAGagactacaacaaaaattaactCGTCAACACATGTCTTTTGCTACTGCCCACATGGTAGAAAACACTGCTTCGCCCAGAGATGCGGCTCGCCTTCGCTCTCTAGGTGGAAAAGGTGCTGGCTCCTGGCTTAACACGATTCCAGAATCAGCAAAATTCGCACTCTCACCTTACGAATTCCGTTTGGCGTGTTTGCTGAGATTGGGTCTATCTTTGCCGGCTGTCAGATGGATTGAGCAGTGTGATTGTGGAACTGCATTAGACGAAATGGGATACCACTTGCTGACTTGTAAGAAGGGTGGTGGGCCTGTTTGGTCACACGATTCGATAGTAAGTGAATGGGATGACTGTTTGCGGCAGCTGCAGATTCACCACAAAAAGGAACCGAGGGACAGATACAATGATAGCaacaacagaccggacatcgctgtctttgatgttggctCTGGTGCCAATGTGGAACTAGATGTAGCCCTTTCACATCCATGGGCATCGGACATTGTGAGTCAGGCTGCTGAGAAAGACggggcagcagcagcaagaagagaggacaggaagacaaaaaaATACAGTGAGCTAAAGCTCGCTGGAATGTCTTCAATGAGATTTGTTCCCCTCgtcatggaacactttggtcgcTGGGGTGAAGAAGCCACAAAGTATCTACAGGAACTATCTCGCCGATCATGTGATGATGCTGGCAACAATAACTGCAATGAGTTTATGTGCTTTTGGCGAAAGCGGTTTTCAATAACACTACAGcggtgcaatgcaaagacaatagcaaaaaaaatttctattcttacctttaatagttgtaacactgtagatgactttgtcacacaattttacatacattag
- the LOC134193846 gene encoding SH3 domain-containing protein Dlish-like, which yields MSLMCALPGKHKRRNRRRSVDQIPSNKSQKKQPRHSCSSNDSGILLERSRNTSERQLRRLSSLSTYSALRKLVVLQGFRAATRDELDVTRGEVLNVLEQTDDCDWVLVENVREQQGYVPISYCVPLVMWETLDEDESNSDSEDDGHITVPSPSPSSHLTARRPLPTIRHSLSDRRALVGGRISVASIDACYTCELAVDVNKQACEFFKKPEGVAVARYAFTPCCEDDVGLTPGEWLLLLNTHDPDWAWVRKKNDSEGFVPKAYISVLGNWTETKGRRMRRHHTDSTTTPMLVEWSYEALHESTVSIKRGEVVYADVYSKTSNGWLWIHVPRTGEDGFIPATFVRPLITNV from the exons ATGAGTCTGATGTGCGCCCTACCCGGAAAACACAAGAGACGCAACCGTCGTCGCTCCGTCGACCAGATCCCGTCCAACAAATCGCAAAAGAAACAACCTCGGCATTCAT GTAGTAGCAATGACAGCGGTATTCTACTGGAGAGATCTCGCAACACGAGCGAGCGTCAACTCCGCCGTCTGTCGTCCCTCTCGACCTACTCTGCCCTCCGCAAGTTGGTCGTCTTGCAGGGATTCCGGGCGGCAACGAGAGACGAATTGGACGTGACGCGCGGCGAGGTGCTCAACGTGCTCGAACAGACGGACGACTGCGACTGGGTTCTAGTCGAGAATGTGAGAGAACAACAGGGATATGTACCCATCAGTTACTGCGTGCCTCTCGTCATGTGGGAGACACTAGATGAGGATGAGAGCAACAGTGACTCTGAGGATGACGGTCACATCACTGTACCATCTCCATCTCCATCATCTCATCTCACAGCCAGACGTCCACTGCCAACTATTCGTCACTCGTTATCAGACAGACGAGCACTCGTTGGAGGTCGAATTTCAGTAGCATCGATTGATGCGTGCTACACGTGCGAGTTGGCTGTCGACGTTAACAAGCAGGCCTGCGAATTCTTCAAGAAACCGGAGGGCGTGGCCGTAGCCCGCTACGCGTTCACACCCTGTTGCGAGGACGACGTCGGTCTGACGCCGGGAGAGTGGCTACTGTTGTTGAATACTCACGATCCCGACTGGGCGTGGGTTAGAAAGAAGAACGACAGTGAAGGATTCGTGCCTAAAGCTTACATATCAGTGCTCG GTAATTGGACGGAGACGAAGGGGAGAAGGATGAGGAGGCATCACACTGACAGCACCACAACGCCCATGCTCGTCGAATGGAGCTATGAAGCGCTCCACGAGTCTACCGTCTCGATCAAACGAGGAGAAGTCGTTTATGCGGACGTCTATTCGAAGACGAGCAACGGATGGCTGTGGATACACGTGCCGAGAACGGGAGAGGACGGATTCATACCGGCGACGTTTGTAAGGCCACTTATAACTAACGTGTAG
- the LOC134193847 gene encoding uncharacterized protein LOC134193847, producing MNERTRVSSWSAKHQISVQKCFQREMEKLLQIRRLHEAYEKEEHNRVSKTVQRMHASMRTHERSTKGGTIGRKLLANSHAIGQVEGHQMQTRLAGRRRNQVGTGGVQWQGTCTLQLFAKPLTSLQLQQRADVLDTSKSDFSRFQRLPDVQSRDSGATSVKVVEPEVSIHVPPNSRCEVESGLPGYDGQCLAVPRITVRAATPSTCSESGGSDMSLAQSASKYHEGKRELTRLIQDIEDLAKETEG from the coding sequence ATGAACGAGCGAACTCGCGTCTCCTCGTGGAGCGCCAAACATCAAATCTCAGTACAAAAGTGTTTCCAACGAGAAATGGAGAAGCTACTGCAAATCAGGAGGCTCCACGAGGCGTACGAGAAGGAGGAACACAACAGAGTGAGCAAGACCGTGCAGAGAATGCACGCGTCGATGCGAACGCACGAGCGGAGCACTAAAGGCGGAACAATCGGACGGAAATTATTGGCAAATTCTCACGCGATAGGACAAGTCGAAGGGCATCAGATGCAGACGAGATTAGCAGGGAGGAGACGAAATCAAGTAGGTACGGGCGGTGTGCAGTGGCAGGGCACGTGTACGTTGCAGTTGTTTGCCAAGCCGTTGACGAGTTTGCAATTGCAGCAACGGGCGGATGTTTTGGATACGAGTAAGAGCGATTTCAGCCGGTTTCAGCGATTGCCGGACGTGCAGAGTAGAGATAGTGGGGCTACGTCTGTCAAAGTGGTTGAACCGGAAGTTAGTATTCACGTGCCACCGAATTCCAGGTGCGAGGTCGAGTCGGGATTACCCGGATATGATGGACAGTGTCTTGCAGTGCCTAGGATTACTGTAAGGGCCGCGACTCCGTCGACGTGCAGCGAGAGTGGGGGTAGTGATATGTCGCTGGCTCAATCGGCGAGCAAATATCATGAGGGGAAACGAGAACTGACTCGTCTGATACAAGATATTGAAGATCTAGCAAAGGAAACAGAGGGGTAG